A part of Eremothecium sinecaudum strain ATCC 58844 chromosome VII, complete sequence genomic DNA contains:
- the SPT16 gene encoding chromatin-remodeling protein SPT16 (Syntenic homolog of Ashbya gossypii AER360C; Syntenic homolog of Saccharomyces cerevisiae YGL207W (SPT16)), with the protein MSELNIDFNAFGKRLLLLRENFQKFEESPSSLLFVLGSSDEENPYQKTTILQNWLLGYEFPATLIALLKSKCIIITSAAKAKHLTGYIEKINKDHEGEFCIEIWQRNNKDPEHNAKLFKDVVTVLKDAGKVIGMPTKDSYQGKFMAEWNPIWEAAVSENEMRVVDISLGLSKVWAVKDDKEQALLQVSSKGSDKFMSLLSDELVRAVDEELKITNAKLSDNIENKIDDPKLLKKLSVELAAFCPKNDKFDVNFLDWAYSPIIQSGSKYDLKVSARSNNEQLDGNGCILASCGIRYKNYCSNITRTFLIDPSDEMADNYDFLLLLQEEIIKNFLKVGSTPKQVYEAAVQYINNKKPELLSSFTKNVGSLIGLEFRDSQFILNSKNDYRKAEAGDCFNISLGLNSLKDSKTGATYALQIADTVQLTSSGEPKLLTSYTKSRSQVSFYFNNEEETTSRVKAEKAKSPSIPMTSDSNSKILRSKLRGDARAEDDEKEQIRKENQRKLHEKLQKEGLLRFSDADATDGNQQPIAYFKKYESYVRESQIPNNVRDVRIHVDWKNQTIILPIYGRPVPFHINSYKNGSKNEEGEYTYIRLNFHSPGTSGVSKKTEELPYEDNPDAQFVRSTTLRSKDGDRMAEIFKQITELKKESTKRDQERKVLADVVEQAKLVENRSGRTKRLDQIFVRPSPDSKRVPGTVFIHENGIRYQSPLRTDSRIDILFSNIKNLFFQPCKGELIVIIHVHLKNPILLGKKKIQDVQFYREASDMAVDETGNSRRNQAKFRRYGDEDELEQEQEERRKRAALDKEFRYFSEAIAEASDGLFDVDTPFRDLGFQGVPSRSAVFCMPTRDCLIQLVEPPFLIVNLSEVEICILERVQFGLKNFDMVFVYKDFSKTVTHINTIPIEQLEFIKSWLTDVDIPYTVSTINLNWATIMKSLQDDPHQFFLDGGWSFLATGSDDEASDASEEEISEYEASDDDPSDEDVESEEDYSEGGAEEFSDEGSEDFSGDDSEGGEDWDELEKKAAKADRTSRLAD; encoded by the coding sequence ATGAGTGAGCTAAATATAGATTTTAACGCCTTTGGAAAAAGGTTGCTCTTGCTTCGTGAAAACTTTCAAAAGTTTGAAGAATCGCCTTCAAGCTTATTGTTTGTACTAGGTTCAAGCGATGAGGAAAACCCCTACCAAAAAACAACTATTTTGCAAAATTGGTTATTGGGATATGAATTTCCAGCTACGTTGATTGCTTTACTTAAGTCTAaatgtattattattaCAAGTGCGGCTAAAGCTAAACATCTTACTGGATATATAGAGAAAATTAACAAGGACCATGAGGGCGAATTTTGTATTGAGATATGGCAAAGGAACAATAAGGACCCGGAACACAATGCGAAACTTTTTAAGGATGTTGTTACTGTTTTAAAAGATGCTGGAAAAGTAATAGGGATGCCTACTAAGGATTCTTATCAGGGAAAGTTTATGGCGGAATGGAATCCGATTTGGGAAGCGGCTGTGAGTGAAAATGAGATGCGTGTTGTTGACATTTCTCTTGGCTTATCTAAGGTTTGGGCGGTAAAGGATGATAAGGAACAGGCGCTTTTGCAGGTGTCTAGCAAAGGTTCAGACAAATTCATGAGTCTACTTTCAGATGAACTTGTACGTGCTGTTGATGAGGAATTGAAAATCACTAATGCTAAGCTTTCCGATAATATCGAAAACAAAATTGATGATCCAAAACTGTTGAAAAAGCTCTCTGTTGAGCTAGCTGCGTTTTGTCCAAAAAACGATAAATTTGACGTAAATTTTCTGGATTGGGCGTATTCTCCCATCATCCAGTCAGGGTCTAAATATGACCTGAAGGTTTCGGCACGTTCCAACAATGAACAATTGGATGGTAACGGATGTATACTTGCGTCATGTGGGATTCGTTACAAGAACTACTGTTCAAATATTACAAGAACCTTCTTGATAGATCCATCTGATGAGATGGCTGATAACTATGATTTCCTTTTGTTACTTCAAGAAGAAATTATTAAGAACTTCTTGAAGGTTGGTTCAACTCCTAAGCAGGTTTATGAGGCTGCTGTACAATATATCAACAATAAGAAACCTGAGTTACTATCCTCTTTTACTAAGAATGTGGGATCCCTTATTGGTCTAGAGTTTAGAGACTCTCAGTTTATCCTAAACAGTAAAAACGACTACCGCAAAGCAGAGGCTGGTGATTGCTTTAATATATCTTTGGGTTTAAATTCTTTAAAGGATTCCAAAACAGGTGCAACATATGCATTGCAGATTGCTGATACTGTGCAACTAACCTCTTCAGGTGAACCAAAACTGCTAACTTCGTATACCAAATCAAGATCTCAAGTCTCTTTTTATTTCAATAACGAGGAAGAAACCACGTCTAGAGTTAAAGCAGAAAAAGCAAAATCGCCTTCGATCCCTATGACTTCAGATTCAAACTCTAAAATTCTAAGGAGTAAACTGCGTGGTGATGCCAGAGCagaagatgatgaaaagGAACAAATTCGTAAGGAAAATCAGAGGAAATTGCATGAAAAGTTGCAAAAAGAAGGCTTATTAAGGTTCAGTGATGCAGATGCGACTGATGGTAACCAACAGCCAATCGCCTACTTCAAAAAATATGAGTCGTACGTTAGGGAATCACAAATTCCAAACAATGTGCGCGATGTAAGAATTCACGTGGATTGGAAAAATCAAACTATTATTCTACCAATATATGGTAGACCCGTTCCATTCCATATAAATTCCTACAAAAATGGATCTAAAAATGAGGAGGGTGAATACACGTACATTAGATTAAACTTCCATTCACCTGGTACTAGCGGTGTTAGCAAGAAAACGGAGGAACTACCATATGAGGATAATCCGGATGCTCAATTTGTCCGTTCAACAACTTTGAGATCAAAGGATGGTGATCGTATGGCTGAGATCTTTAAACAAATAACCGAACTGAAGAAAGAATCTACTAAGAGGGACCAAGAACGTAAAGTTTTGGCTGATGTGGTTGAACAAGCTAAGTTGGTTGAAAATAGATCTGGTAGAACTAAGAGGCTAGATCAAATATTTGTTCGTCCTAGTCCAGATAGCAAGCGAGTTCCAGGTACTGTTTTTATACATGAGAATGGTATAAGGTACCAGTCACCGCTGCGTACGGATAGCAGGATTGATATTTTATTTTCTAATATAAAAaatcttttctttcaaCCATGTAAAGGGGAACTGATAGTTATCATCCACGTTCATCTCAAGAACCCCATTTTGCTTGGCAAAAAAAAGATACAGGATGTTCAATTTTACCGTGAGGCATCTGACATGGCTGTTGACGAAACTGGAAACAGTAGACGTAATCAAGCTAAATTCAGAAGATATGGTGATGAGGATGAATTGGAGCAAGAACAAGAAGAGAGAAGGAAACGTGCTGCATTGGACAAAGAGTTCAGGTACTTCTCAGAAGCAATTGCTGAAGCCTCGGATGGGTTATTTGATGTTGATACGCCATTTAGGGATTTAGGCTTCCAAGGTGTGCCTAGCAGGTCGGCAGTTTTCTGTATGCCAACCAGAGATTGTTTAATTCAATTGGTCGAACCTCCGTTCCTAATCGTTAATTTGAGTGAAGTCGAGATATGTATATTAGAAAGAGTCCAGTTTGGTTTGAAAAACTTTGATATGGTTTTTGTCTATAAGGACTTTTCAAAAACTGTTACTCATATTAACACAATTCCGATCGAACAGCTCGAATTTATTAAATCATGGCTAACAGATGTTGACATACCTTACACTGTTTCTACCATTAACTTGAATTGGGCAACTATAATGAAGTCTTTGCAGGATGACCCACACCAATTCTTCCTTGATGGCGGTTGGTCTTTTTTGGCAACCGGCTCCGATGACGAGGCTTCTGATGCAAGTGAAGAGGAGATTAGTGAATATGAAGCGTCTGATGATGATCCATCTGATGAAGACGTTGAATCCGAAGAAGATTACTCAGAAGGGGGTGCTGAAGAGTTTAGCGATGAAGGCAGTGAGGACTTCAGTGGTGATGACAGTGAAGGTGGTGAAGACTGGGATGAACTGGAAAAAAAGGCAGCTAAAGCTGACCGTACCAGCAGACTTGCTGATTAA